CAAGCGCGGAGATTCATGAACCTCCATACCTAATCCGTGTCCGGTACCGTGACCGAAATAATCGCCATAGCCATGCTTCACGATAACATCACGTGCAAAAGCATCGCCTTCTCTGCCAGTAATCCCCGGTTTCAGGTTGGCCAGACAATTCAACTGAGCCTCAAGCACAATCTCATAAATTTCTTTATGTTTGTCTGTCGGCTTTCCAAGCATAACCGTTCTAGTAATGTCAGAGCAATACCCTTTATAATACGCTCCAAAATCTAATTTGACAAACTCGTTTAATTGTAGCACGCGATCGCTCGCTTTACCATGAGGAAGCGCGGAACGTTCCCCGGAAGCTACAATCGTCTCAAACGATGTCGATGTTCCTCCATTTTTGCGGATAAACATCTCAATTTCAAGGGCAATATCTTTCTCCTGCACACCGGGCTTGATGAAATTCAAGATGTGTGTAAATGTTTGATCTGCCAAATCCGCGGCTTCTTGCATAATTTGCAATTCCGCTTCATCTTTGACGATCCGAATCAATTCAACAATACGCGAAGTAGGCACTAATTCGATTCCTGCTAAGCCTGCCTGGAAACCAAGGAAATCGCCATACGTGACATCTGCTTGCTCAAAGCCTACTTTCGTAATCCCTTGCTGCTGCAAAAGCTCGCGCACAGTCTCAATAGCCTTAGGCTTATGCTCGACAACCTCGAATAGCTTCGCTTGTTGTGGGGCTTGTGTCATATAGCGAAAATCAGTTAACAGTAAAGCTCGATCCAACGTTATTAGGACATACCCGGAAGAACCCGTGAAACCAGATACATATGTACGGTTATATGCGTTCGTGATGAGTAGTGCCGGCAAATCTTGCTGCTCCATAACCTTGCGAAGACGTTCAATACGGTTCTCCTGCATCCAAATCACCAATCTTTCTTACATATGGGATAGTAATGCTCGTAATCCTAGCTCGTACCCTT
Above is a genomic segment from Paenibacillus sp. HWE-109 containing:
- a CDS encoding M24 family metallopeptidase, whose amino-acid sequence is MQENRIERLRKVMEQQDLPALLITNAYNRTYVSGFTGSSGYVLITLDRALLLTDFRYMTQAPQQAKLFEVVEHKPKAIETVRELLQQQGITKVGFEQADVTYGDFLGFQAGLAGIELVPTSRIVELIRIVKDEAELQIMQEAADLADQTFTHILNFIKPGVQEKDIALEIEMFIRKNGGTSTSFETIVASGERSALPHGKASDRVLQLNEFVKLDFGAYYKGYCSDITRTVMLGKPTDKHKEIYEIVLEAQLNCLANLKPGITGREGDAFARDVIVKHGYGDYFGHGTGHGLGMEVHESPRLSKTEEMILTPGMVVTVEPGIYLPDFGGVRIEDDAVITDTGIKILTHSTKDFLIID